AGATAATGCCTGGCAGGCAGGTCTTGAACGCTTAAGCTGTTTTCCCTCGGTGGCGGTCAAATGCTCCGGCTGGGAAATGGCCAGGCGCCAATATAAGATGTCATGGGCAAAGTCGGTAATCTCCAGGTGCCTGAGCGCCTTTGGCCATCAGCGTGTCATGCTGGCCAGCAATTTTCCCCTGTGCCTGTTCAGCGGATCTTACGCCGGCCTGTGGCAAGATTACCTGACACTGGCTTTAAGCGAAAAACAGCTTAACGCTGTGCTTTATGACAATGCCGCCAACTGGTACGGATTAAAATAGCTAAAAAGGCAAACTAATCCGGATCTCTGCGCCATTTTCCCCGTTTGCCGGGCTCAGCTCTCCGCCGTGCAAACGGGCAATTTGCGCACATAAAGCCAGCCCTATGCCTGAACCGCCGGATTTAGTGGTATAAAAAGGCGTCAGGACATTGTCCAGGTTGGCAAACCCCGGCCCGTTATCTTTAACGGTTAAGAACTGCCGGTTATTTTCATGGTAAAGGCTGACGTCTATTACCAGGGAGTCGCCCTTTTCCCCGGGCCCGGCCTCATTCCTGGCTTCAAAAGCATTTTTCAACAAATTGATCAGCAACTGGCTCAGTTGCCCGGCGTCGCCATAGCATAAAGCTTCGCCGAGATAATTGACCTTAACCGCTTCCGGCAGCATGCCCCTGGCCTCATCCAGGATAAGGTGAAAATCAAACCAGTTGCAGCTCGGGGGCGGCAACTGGTTCAGCCGGGCATATTGCTGGATAAAGGCAAGCAAACGCTGGCTGCGCTGTAAGATGCGTTCCAGCACCATACGCACCTGGCCCGGTGAAAAAGGCTCGCTGCTGAGCAGGGTATCCGCCATCGAGGCCATAGGGGTCAGGGAGTTTCTCAATTCATGGCTGAGGACCCGGACGATATTTTTCTGGCTGGTGATTTCCGCCTGGCTAAGGCTGCTGCTGATATTAACCGCAGAAAACAGCCAATAGCTTTGCCCCTGCTGATGATATTCTATGGTATTCACTTCCCAGCCGCCGGCAAAGGCAGGATGGCAGATACCGTCTTTTTGCCAGCTAAAGCCCATATCCGCCGCCGCTTTGCCTCTGAGTACCGGCTGGCGGATCAGGGCATTGGCGGCATTATTGCTGTAAAGCAAAGATTTGTTGTCATTAAACAGGCAGACCGGTACATCCCAGCTGTCCATCATCTGGCTCACCAGCTGCTCAACCGTTAGCAGCTGTTGCCGCTCCCGGGTTTTAACCCCGGCCAGCGCTTCAATTTCCGCCACTAATTCACTAAAAAGCTCATCTTTCCCGGCCCTGACAAGTTGCTGGCGACTTCCGCCCTCTTTAAGCATCTGGGTATAGCTGGTTAACTGCATCCAGGGATCACGCCAGAAACGCCATACCCGCCAGCAAAACCAGATCAAGGGATAAAGCACCACAAACAACAAGGTACTAACCCCGAGATGGCTCCAGCCAAGACTGTAAAGCAGCGCCGTTAACAGCGCCAACATAATAATACACACCAGGGCTAAGCCCGAGATCAGTTTAAACTCACGTGTCATGGACAATGCCGAATTTTTCCAGGCGGCGATACATGGCATTGCGGGAAAGCCCCAGAAGCGGCGCCGCTTTAGCCACATGGCCGTTGGTTGCCGCCAAGGCTTTACGTATCAGTTGCTGCTCCAGCTCTTCCAGGGGTTGCAGCGGGACATCCGGCTCAGGGCTTTTCCCGGCGGACAGGGATAACCGGGAAGCAGGAATTACGCTGTTATCCGGCGCCAGCAATACCGCCCGCTCGATCACATGACTTAACTCACGGACATTTCCACACCAGGAGTGTTGCTTTAACGCCAGCTCGGCGCATTCCCCCAGCACCAGGCCCTTTTTCTGGTAGCGGCAGGAAAAACCCTCAAGAAAATGCCGCGACAAGGGCATGATATCGCCGGTACGCTCCCTTAGCGGCGGCAGGGTCAAAACCAGGGTATTGAGGCGGAACAGGAGATCCTGGCGGAACGCCTTATCCGCCACCAGCTGCTCCAAGTCGGCGTTGGTGGCGCTGATCAGGCGCACATCGGCAGTTTGCGTTTTGCTCGACCCCAGAACTTCATAATGGCCGCTTTCCAGCACCCGTAAGAGTTTCGGCTGCAGGGCCAGCGGCAAGGTGCCTATCTCATCAAGGAATAAAGTGCCCCC
This genomic window from Thalassomonas viridans contains:
- a CDS encoding sensor histidine kinase, encoding MTREFKLISGLALVCIIMLALLTALLYSLGWSHLGVSTLLFVVLYPLIWFCWRVWRFWRDPWMQLTSYTQMLKEGGSRQQLVRAGKDELFSELVAEIEALAGVKTRERQQLLTVEQLVSQMMDSWDVPVCLFNDNKSLLYSNNAANALIRQPVLRGKAAADMGFSWQKDGICHPAFAGGWEVNTIEYHQQGQSYWLFSAVNISSSLSQAEITSQKNIVRVLSHELRNSLTPMASMADTLLSSEPFSPGQVRMVLERILQRSQRLLAFIQQYARLNQLPPPSCNWFDFHLILDEARGMLPEAVKVNYLGEALCYGDAGQLSQLLINLLKNAFEARNEAGPGEKGDSLVIDVSLYHENNRQFLTVKDNGPGFANLDNVLTPFYTTKSGGSGIGLALCAQIARLHGGELSPANGENGAEIRISLPF